Within Oryzias melastigma strain HK-1 linkage group LG23, ASM292280v2, whole genome shotgun sequence, the genomic segment cataaattagccaaaatggctagcatgtagctaaactattattttaactccaattagcccaaaaacctgaaaaattcagaaattagccaaaatagcaaaTGTGTAGGTGAAATATAAGGTAAACTCCACATTAGccccaaaactgaaaaattccccaaatagctagcatgtagctaaactattagctaaactccaagttagcctaagaacagaaaaatattcctaaattaaccaaaatcgctagcatgtagctgaaactttgtctaaactccatattagactaaaaattcctaaattagctaaaacagctagcatgtagctgaaatattagctaaactccaaattaacctaaaaaaccttgtaatgaaaaccaaaatagtccaaaatgctagcataatgaaatcataattttcaactttactacactctgactacataaaatataaacaagtcGAAGGACATTGGTTGTcgaccattttaatagtcgactattttTGGCGGCCCTCATTGTTGTctctttagttattttttttacaaattcgtCTTAATGACGaattaattgatttgtttcattgaattAGTTTCTGGACTTTTAACCAATTTATGGCTAAATctccatttttctttgtctttgtttggTTGCAGAGCAATATAAGCACCACTGGTTCCCAGACAGGCCCTGCAAGGGTTCGGGCTACCGCTGCATCCGCATCAACCACAAGATGGACCCTCTGGTGGGGCAGGCGGGCCAGCGCATCGGCCTGACCATCCAGCAACTCTACCTGCTGCTGCCCAGCGAGCTCACGCTCTGGGTGGACCCCTTCGAAGTGTCCTACCGCATCGGCGAGGACGGCTCCATCTGCGTCCTTTACGAGTCGCAGCCCGTTCCCATCGGAATGCCGGTGTCGGCCGCCGTCGGCTCCCCCTCAGGAAACGGGTCGGTGAGCTCCATGGTGGACACTCGCATCAGCTGCAGGGATGAGGTGAGGGTGCTGGGCCGAACCAGTCCCTCCAAGACCTACAATAATATGATGACAGTGTCCAGTTAGAGAGGGGTGCCGTCAACCCTACTTTCAGGGTCGCGCGGTGGCCGGTCAGATCATGGTGAGCCTTTTTAAAGCTAAGAATATGAAAttgtgaaagaagaaaaaaagcaaaagaaaagaaaaaaaaacaaaggatgtGGCCTATCATCCAGGTGATGGAaactttgtagatttttttttttaaccctctaCCCATAATCATCTGTTGTGTTGTCATTGGATCAACCAGACACTccgtttttattttgtttaaaaaaaatggactttGGAAAGGAAACTGTTGGGGCAGctaaaccaaccaaccaaccaggAACACCCCCACCCCTCGCCACAACGGAGACTGGCTCCCCACCCCTCCCTCACCAACATTGTGATAAGCTCTATCACTGAAGGGGCTCCAAGCATCGCCTTTGCACTTTTTCTTTCGTATGGTTACTATGGGTACACGGTCAACACATCACTTAATTGTAAGGATTTATTTTCCAGGAGTTATCCAGACAGTCCTGTGGCTTTGGCGCTTTGTTTTCCGGGCGGGGAGGAAGGTGAGGTTCAGGCGCCGCCTGTAGCAGTCCCAAAGCTCAAGCTAAAGAACCATCTGATTTTATAGATATCCCAGTTTTTTGGACCACATGGGTCTTCTTTATCTTGTAGCTTCTGGAAAAAAGGAGGCGTTCGGCCTTAGCCTCTCTTCCTCCCCGTCCTGTTAGGACAAAAAGCTTCATTTCTTCTGTACGTTCGAGCAAATGGAATGTGTTGCGACACCTGTTACCTATGGATACCAGCGTGTCCCGGTTCCCCCCGTCACCCACGTATGTGTAGCTTTCAGGGTGCGGATGCGCCCCCAAAGTTGACGAATGTTGTTCACAATCAAGTTCCTGTGTTGAAGAAGTTGCCCCCTTTTTCCTCCCCCATTCTTCGTCCCTTGCATTACCAAAACTCAAGTAGCAAAAAGGAGGGGGGGCTGTTTACCCAAATTTTTGCTCGCGGGGCCCAGTTGGAGTCGAATGCACTTTGACGTGAGATTGTGCGGgatgtgtacttttttttttttttttttNNNNNNNNNNNNNNNNNNNNNNNNNNNNNNNNNNNNNNNNNNNNNNNNNNNNNNNNNNNNNNNNNNNNNNNNNNNNNNNNNNNNNNNNNNNNNNNNNGGGGGAGGGGTTCCAGCTGTGGATTTCCTAATCTTTTGACACTGTACTTGTGAACATTTCAGTGCTGGGAATAATTAGGCTAAGACTGATGCGGGTGGTATGTTTAGAAAGACTTTGGCACAACT encodes:
- the btg1 gene encoding protein BTG1, yielding MHTLCARGTMKPEINAAVGFLSRFLRVKGHVNDRQVQTFSQSLQDILSEQYKHHWFPDRPCKGSGYRCIRINHKMDPLVGQAGQRIGLTIQQLYLLLPSELTLWVDPFEVSYRIGEDGSICVLYESQPVPIGMPVSAAVGSPSGNGSVSSMVDTRISCRDEVRVLGRTSPSKTYNNMMTVSS